GCGTGCCGAGACTACTGATGATTCGGCGCAGACGCAAGATGCGTCAAATTTGACTACATCCGAAAATCTCTCAAACGACACGATAAAAACTCCGCAAGACATCCGAATAATCGGCTCGAAAGTGGGATACCGTAGCTATAGTGGCGACCGTTTTCCGCTTATTGGGCGGCTTTATGACGAGGATTTTTATAAAGATACCTACAAGTCGCTGCTTTGGACGAAAGGCAAGTCTAATCCGCATCCAAAATACGTACCAAACGTCTACGTTAGCACCGCTCACGGCTCGCGCGGGCTTTGTACGGCCGTGCTTGGAGCCGAGCTCATCTGCGATCTCGTTTTTGACCGCCCGCTCTGTATAGAAAAATCGCTTTTTGGCGAGCTTCACTTGGCGAGATTTCTCGTTAGGAAACTCAAAAAAGGGCTAAGTAGGCATAAAGTTGGATTTTAAAGTCTGATTTTACGTTATTTATTTTTGCATCAAATTCGGCATAAATTTGAGGCAGCGGCTGGCGCTGATCAAATTTTATTTTTTATAAATTTAGCCGTTCTAGTTAAAGTAGCATGAGTGCCGTTTCTTGGCGCAGATTAAAAATTGTTAAGGATAGAAAAATGCGCATTGCGGCGCAAAAAGCATAGTATGAATAAAGCTCAAATTTAGACGAGTGGCTCAAAGCCAAAATGGCTAAAATAGGCGAAATCCGCCTATTTTTTACCGAAAAAGTCGCCCGCGATCCTAAAGATATCGTCCATGATCGAGCCGTCTTTGTTCTGATCCAAAAACTGCGTAAGCATCGACATCATGGAGCCGCTATCTGCAGAGTCTTGCAAATTTGATGCTTTGAGCTGATTGTTTAGCATGCCCGCAATCATCGGCGCGATCATCGGTAGCAGGGTTTTGATGGAGTCTGCGCTGATGCCTAGCTGCGAGCCCACGTCGCTAGCTAGAGCCCTGCTGTTTTCTTTCGAGCCCGTTAGTACGCCTAGTAGCTCGTTGCCTTCGGCGACGCTGACGTTTTGCGGGGTGCCAGTCATCTCGTCAAGGTTTGAGCGGCGGATCATATCTAGGAAATTTGACGAATCGGCATCAGATTTAAAATTCTCGTTGGCTCTTTGCATGAAAATCGGCGCGATCTTAGAAATCACGGCTTCTACGTCGTTTGTGCCCAGTCCGCTTTTTTGCGACATCGCATCTATCATACCGCCTGAGTTGCCCAAAAGTAGCTTTAATATATCCATTTTTATCCTTTTGATTTTTTCGCGAGTTTAAATTTGGCCGCCGCTTGTTTAGGTTTAACGAGGCGGCGGCCAAGCAAGCCTAGCAGCGGCTTATTTGTAGTTTTTGATTGCCGCGTCTAGGATCTCTTTTGCGGCGTTTGCATCTTTAAATTCTTTAACCTTGACCCATTTGTTAGGCTCTAAAATTTTATAAGTTTCAAAGAAATTTTTGATCTTATTTAAAGTGGCCTCAGGCAGGTCTTTGTAGCTTTTGATCCCGTCAAATCGCGGGTCAATCTTGGTAACCGGTACGGCAAGTAGCTTCTCATCCATGCCAGCTTCATCCTCCATCACGAGCACGCCGATTAGGCGGCACGGGATGACGCTACCAGCTTGCAGAGGGTATTCGTTTAGCACCAAGATATCGGCAGGATCGCCGTCTGCTGCGAGCGTGTTTGGCACGAAGCCGTAGTTTGCCGGGTAGAACATCGCCGAGTAGAGTACGCGATCGACCACGACCGCGCCGCTATCTTTGTCGATTTCGTATTTTATGTTCGAGCCGTACGGGATCTCGATCACGGCGTTGATTTTGTCTGGGTTTGAGCCTGCTTTGATTTTTGAAACGTCCATTTTTATCCTTTGTAAAGCTCCTATCACGCGGCGTTTTGTAGTAAAACGCCTTGAGATACTTGCCTTGAAATTTGAGTAAGAGATTATATAAAATCTCGGCTAAATTTGGAGTAAAACGGAAGTTGAAGTAGGCCAAAATTTGGCTGGCATTACGGCGGTAAATTTGATGCTAAAAAGTAAAATTTGTAAATTTTGAGGGAATTAAAATTTGGGGAAATTTTAAGGCGGCGAACCGCCCTAAAATCATTTGATTATTTCGATACTTTTTACGTTGATAGAGGTTTCCATAAAGTCCTTATCGACCTTGCCTTGGATGCGCACGGGCGTGTTTTCATCGACGGTTACGCCTCTCCAGTCATTGTTATCGATCTCGACTTCGATCGTGTCGCCGTTTTTATCGACGAACAGGTAGTGCTCAGGGCGAAACTCGGAGACGATCTTGCCTTCAAGCACGACGCGAGCGTCATCTGGTAGCGCTAGGGCTTGTTTCACCGTGCTTGCGCTCGTGGCGCCTTTGCCGACGAATCCGCCTGCTGCAAACATCGCGCTAGCAAGAGCCGCTGATAAAACTATTTTCTTAAACATTACGTATCCTTTAAATTTGATGTGATTTTCGTGAAATCATAGTGCGGATTTTAATGATATTTCGTGAATTATTTGTTAATTTGGATTTATAAAAAAGCTTAAATTTAGAGCCTTACTCGAGGCTCTAAAATAATGTTTATAGGCTATTTACGAGAGCTTTGACGTCGGCCACGATAGGCTCGATCGCGCGCTCGCCGTTTACGACGTGAAGTAGGCTTTTTTCTTTGTAAAATTTGCGTATCGCCTCGATCGGCTCTAAATAAACTTTCATGCGGTTGTTGAAAACCTCGTTGTTGTCGTCGGCTCCGCGTGCTCGTCCGAGTACTCTCTCGCGTGCGACGGCTTCGCTAACGTCCACTTCGATCACGCCTTTTAACGTGATCTCGTTTTGTGCGGCTAGCACCTTGTCTAGCTCGGTCATCTGCTCGACGCTACGCGGATAGCCGTCGATGATGACGTTTGATTTGTCCGAGCTTTTGATCGCTGAGACGATCGCATTTACGACGACGTCAAGCGGAACTAGGTTGCCTTTTGAGATAAAGCCGTCGATTAGTTTGCCTAGCTCTGAGCCGCTAGCAACCTCTGCACGGAGCAGATCGCCCGTTGAGAAGTGCGCAAATTTGGAGTCCTCTTGCGCGATTAGCGATGCGTCGGTGGTTTTGCCGGAGCCTGGAGCGCCGATGATTAAAAATAGTTTTTTCATAAATTTTCCTTTAAACGGCTTGCCTCTTGCGCGCTTTTAAATGAGCTAGAAATTTTCTCCTTCGATGAACTATATGTTCTATCTTCGGTCGAAAATTTCTTCGCAACATTTAAATTCATCGCAAGATACTTCGCCTTTTCTTTAAAATAAAAAATAAGATTCAATAAATTTGTAG
This region of Campylobacter showae CSUNSWCD genomic DNA includes:
- a CDS encoding YgiW/YdeI family stress tolerance OB fold protein; translated protein: MFKKIVLSAALASAMFAAGGFVGKGATSASTVKQALALPDDARVVLEGKIVSEFRPEHYLFVDKNGDTIEVEIDNNDWRGVTVDENTPVRIQGKVDKDFMETSINVKSIEIIK
- the ppa gene encoding inorganic diphosphatase, with product MDVSKIKAGSNPDKINAVIEIPYGSNIKYEIDKDSGAVVVDRVLYSAMFYPANYGFVPNTLAADGDPADILVLNEYPLQAGSVIPCRLIGVLVMEDEAGMDEKLLAVPVTKIDPRFDGIKSYKDLPEATLNKIKNFFETYKILEPNKWVKVKEFKDANAAKEILDAAIKNYK
- a CDS encoding adenylate kinase, which translates into the protein MKKLFLIIGAPGSGKTTDASLIAQEDSKFAHFSTGDLLRAEVASGSELGKLIDGFISKGNLVPLDVVVNAIVSAIKSSDKSNVIIDGYPRSVEQMTELDKVLAAQNEITLKGVIEVDVSEAVARERVLGRARGADDNNEVFNNRMKVYLEPIEAIRKFYKEKSLLHVVNGERAIEPIVADVKALVNSL
- a CDS encoding DUF937 domain-containing protein, encoding MDILKLLLGNSGGMIDAMSQKSGLGTNDVEAVISKIAPIFMQRANENFKSDADSSNFLDMIRRSNLDEMTGTPQNVSVAEGNELLGVLTGSKENSRALASDVGSQLGISADSIKTLLPMIAPMIAGMLNNQLKASNLQDSADSGSMMSMLTQFLDQNKDGSIMDDIFRIAGDFFGKK